Genomic DNA from Pelosinus sp. UFO1:
CACCCGCTTTGATAAAACTTCCTTTGGCGATTTTAGCGTTTGATAAGGAACCATAATAAACTTTATATATATCATTTTTCACGATTACAGTTAAGCCACTCGTTTTATCTTGAAAGATATCACTCACCTGACCATCCTGTATGGCAGATACCTTCTGCCCTTGTGCTCCCAATATGTCAATACCCGTATGAAAACGCCACTCATTATATAAAGGATGCATTTGCCAGCCAAAGTCAACTTTAATTTGCCCCTTGACTCCATGGAAATCCTTTGACGTAATCATTGGTTCTTGTTTTTTTGTTATTTCAGGACTTGCGGCAGTAACAGATTGAGAACTCTCTTTACTTCTTTCATCGGTTACTGCCGGACTTGGGATAATTACAACTTGCTGCTTTACTTCTTGCACTGGACCTGCTATTATTTCTTGCCGTTTACTTTGTAATCCCATTAATACACTTACCATCAACACAAGAGCGAGCGCCAGCAAACCAACTCCAGTATATAAGTTTTTAAAAGAAATTCGTTCTGAAGAAAACCTTGGTTTTGGCAATACAGTATTGATTCTTTTTAAATAAAATGCTATAGAGGACAGGGTATCAAACTTCAATTTGGACATACTATCACCTCATGCTAAGTATGTCCTTTCTATGATATTTTTAAACAGCTTCTAGCTATAATTATAAGAAAAGACTCGGCTTGTACCAAGTCCTCTGACGCAGGCAGAAGCCTTAGTCGTTCTCACTTGGAATCAAGAAAGTGTTATACTTTCTGGTTCCGTAAGAAAAAATCCTCCCATAATCTAGGAAGCATAGATATTTTTAAGAGCTACTCCCGTATAGTACTGGGTAATGATTTGACGAAAATCATGACCATCTTTCGCCATACCATTAGCCCCATATTGGCATAAACCCACACCATGACCGTAGCCAATTGTATTAAAAACCATTTTTCCATCTTCAATTGCTACGTTAAAGTTGCTAGAACGCAAATCCATTTTTTCGCGAATCTCAGCTCCTGATAAAATTTTACTGCCAATACGCACTTGGCCTACCCTGCCTGATTCTGTTGTGCTGACAATCTGCGCTGGCCCGCTACCTCCGTTTTGCATGGTTGCTACTACTTGGGTTTCCGGCCCTAGTATTTGTTCTACTTGTGCCAACGTAAATTCTTTCTTGTCATGATAGCGGGGTGATTTTTGATCCCAGTTGCAAGGCACACTAATTAAATATGGATAGTCAAAGCCCCATACTTCTTTGGCACTGGCTGTCCGTTCCCCACTCGTCGAATGAAATACTGCCTGAATAAGTTCTCCGTTATAAGTCGCTACTTGGCCCCTTGTTTCCTCTACTGCTCGGCTGATCTTACTCCAATAACGATCATAATTCGTCCCCCAGCGTTCTTTTAATTTTGTCTCATTTTGCCAAGCTTGACTTTGCCTAAAATCAGTACTTACGTCTGCACCAGGTTGTTCTGCAATTCCACTGCCACCAAATGCGACCATGCTTTTAACCGCGTAGGTCCTCGCTGCAACCGCCTGGGCTTTTAATGCCTCCAACTCAAACTCTGCAGGCATTTCTGCCGCTACAACCCCTTTAATATATTCTTCGAGATTCATTTCAACAATTTTATTCTGCTCGTGAAGATATACTCTTATTAATATATGTTCTCCCTTCGCCACGTTCTCACTCCTATCTGAACTTGGTTCTCTATTGAAGCCGCCCACTACCAGAGCCGGAACAATAATAACCAGCACCAATACTAACAATACAGCGCATGCTATTATTTTCTTCACACTTGCCCCTCCCCTTGCTCTACATAACCACTACATTCTATGCCAAGCTTTGGGCAAGTATGACCGGGAAAGAGGATTAAGAAAAAGATACATTTTGCAAACACATAAAGAGAAAACACCTTGAACCGCGAAGGCAAGACTATGAAAAATTGAAAATATAGCTAAAAAAATTTTAAACCACAAAGACACAAAGGGCACAAAAGATTTTTTTCACTACCTTTGTGTACTGCGTTAGCAGTATTGTGCTTTTGTGGCTCAAAAAATTGTTCTCCTGCTGGGACTAACTATTAAATAGTAAAAAATATATGGGATTACGTTAACCGCAGAGGCGCAGAGGACACAGAGGAGATAAAAAAAGAAAAGACTTGGCTTGTGCCAAGTTTTTGGACGCAGGCAGAAGCCTTAGTCGTTCTTACTTAGAATCAAGAAAGTGTTATACTTTCTGATTCCGTAAAAAAACTGGCAAGATAGATATCTCACCAGTTTCTCATTTACTTTTTACATTCATTTGTACCGACACGTTTGATGTCTGCACCGACCCCACATAATTTAGCTACTAATCCATCATAACCTCGGTCAATGTGATGAAGATAACCTACTTCAGTTTCTCCCTCAGCAACGAGACCAGCCAGTACTAGGGCAGCTCCCGCTCTAAGATCCGTGGCTTTTACGGGACAGCCTGTTAACGTAGGAGTTCCTTCTACTACAGCACTACGGCCATCAATTTTTATATTGGCTCCCATACGTTT
This window encodes:
- a CDS encoding M23 family metallopeptidase, producing the protein MSKLKFDTLSSIAFYLKRINTVLPKPRFSSERISFKNLYTGVGLLALALVLMVSVLMGLQSKRQEIIAGPVQEVKQQVVIIPSPAVTDERSKESSQSVTAASPEITKKQEPMITSKDFHGVKGQIKVDFGWQMHPLYNEWRFHTGIDILGAQGQKVSAIQDGQVSDIFQDKTSGLTVIVKNDIYKVYYGSLSNAKIAKGSFIKAGEEIGKMGNSDAEPYYHLHLAIKKGDEYIDPKLVVSKE
- the spoIID gene encoding stage II sporulation protein D, with the translated sequence MKKIIACAVLLVLVLVIIVPALVVGGFNREPSSDRSENVAKGEHILIRVYLHEQNKIVEMNLEEYIKGVVAAEMPAEFELEALKAQAVAARTYAVKSMVAFGGSGIAEQPGADVSTDFRQSQAWQNETKLKERWGTNYDRYWSKISRAVEETRGQVATYNGELIQAVFHSTSGERTASAKEVWGFDYPYLISVPCNWDQKSPRYHDKKEFTLAQVEQILGPETQVVATMQNGGSGPAQIVSTTESGRVGQVRIGSKILSGAEIREKMDLRSSNFNVAIEDGKMVFNTIGYGHGVGLCQYGANGMAKDGHDFRQIITQYYTGVALKNIYAS